One window from the genome of Marinobacter sp. es.048 encodes:
- the aceE gene encoding pyruvate dehydrogenase (acetyl-transferring), homodimeric type — translation MYQDDDPIETSEWLDALESLIENEGVDRAKYILERLSERASRDGTELPYSITTPFRNSIPVSQQAPMPGDLFMERRIRSLIRWNAMAMVMRANQRPGDLGGHVSSFSSAATLYDVGFNYFFHGGDEKRESDLVYFQGHSSPGIYARSFLEGRFDEKDLDKYREEVDGTGLSSYPHPWLMPDYWQFPTVSMGLGPIQAIYQAHVMKYLDSRELIEMGDRKVWCFVGDGECDEPETLGSISMAGRENLSNLIFVVNCNLQRLDGPVRGNGKIIQELEGVFRGAGWNVLKVVWGRHWDPLFERDKEGKMQHVMDEVCDGDLQNFKSNGPAYTRKNFFGKYPETAKLVEDLSDEEINKLNRGGHDPYKIYAAFHHAINKNGGRPTVILAHTIKGYGFGEAGEAQNTAHSLKKLDVEQLKAFRDRFAVPLKDDELDDVPYYRPAPDSPEIVYMKKRRQELGGFYPKRRKDCQPLQIPDLDIFKAVLDGSGDRKISTTMAFVRILTALTKDKRIGKRVVPIVPDEARTFGMEGMFRQLGIYTAEGQKYVPEDRDQIMYYREDKKGQILEEGINEDGSMAAWMAAATSYSTNNFPLIPFYIFYSMFGFQRVGDLAWASGDIQARGFLIGGTAGRTTLNGEGLQHQDGHSHVLANTIPNCKAYDPAYGYEMAVVLRKGMKEMFEDNQNVFYYLTIENENYEQPAMPKDCEDGIIKGMYLFESVETKGRKKTPRVQLLGAGAILNEVRAAAQMLKDDWGVASDVWSVTSFNELAREGQHVDRWNRLHPDDKPKKAYVTQCLEKQTGPVVSSTDYIKLHSEQLRAFIPKTYLTLGTDGFGRSDTREKLRSFFEVDRYYVTVTALSALAQDGEVKNDVVLEAMRKYGIDRNKTNPVLS, via the coding sequence TGAGAGGCTCTCCGAGAGGGCGAGCCGCGATGGAACCGAGCTGCCTTATTCCATTACCACGCCATTCCGGAACAGTATTCCTGTGTCCCAGCAGGCGCCGATGCCCGGCGACCTCTTCATGGAGCGCCGTATTCGCTCCCTGATCCGCTGGAATGCCATGGCCATGGTTATGCGTGCCAACCAGCGTCCCGGCGATCTTGGTGGCCATGTTTCTTCGTTCTCGTCGGCTGCGACGCTCTACGATGTTGGCTTCAACTACTTCTTCCACGGCGGCGACGAAAAGCGCGAATCCGATCTGGTTTATTTCCAGGGGCACTCATCTCCGGGCATCTATGCACGCTCCTTCCTTGAAGGCCGTTTTGACGAGAAAGATCTCGACAAGTACCGCGAGGAAGTCGACGGCACTGGCCTTTCTTCCTATCCGCACCCATGGCTGATGCCCGATTACTGGCAGTTCCCCACGGTTTCCATGGGCCTGGGCCCGATCCAGGCCATTTATCAGGCCCACGTGATGAAATACCTGGATAGCCGGGAACTCATCGAGATGGGTGATCGCAAGGTGTGGTGTTTTGTCGGTGACGGCGAGTGCGACGAGCCGGAAACCCTGGGTTCCATTTCCATGGCCGGCCGTGAAAACCTCAGCAACCTTATCTTTGTGGTTAACTGCAACCTTCAGCGTCTGGATGGTCCAGTCCGTGGTAATGGCAAGATTATTCAGGAGCTTGAGGGAGTCTTCCGCGGTGCCGGTTGGAACGTGCTTAAAGTTGTCTGGGGTCGCCACTGGGACCCCCTGTTCGAGAGGGACAAGGAAGGAAAGATGCAGCACGTCATGGACGAGGTTTGCGACGGCGACCTGCAGAACTTCAAGAGTAATGGCCCGGCCTATACCCGTAAGAATTTCTTCGGCAAGTACCCCGAAACCGCCAAGCTGGTTGAGGATCTGTCGGATGAAGAGATCAACAAGCTGAACCGGGGTGGCCATGATCCTTACAAGATCTATGCAGCCTTCCATCATGCTATTAACAAGAACGGTGGGCGTCCGACTGTTATCCTGGCCCACACCATCAAGGGTTACGGCTTCGGCGAAGCTGGTGAAGCACAGAACACGGCTCACTCCTTGAAGAAGTTGGATGTTGAGCAGCTCAAGGCCTTCCGGGACCGCTTCGCTGTGCCCCTGAAAGATGACGAGCTTGATGATGTTCCCTACTACCGGCCAGCGCCGGATAGCCCGGAAATCGTCTACATGAAGAAGCGCCGGCAGGAATTGGGTGGTTTCTATCCCAAGCGCCGCAAGGATTGCCAGCCGCTGCAAATTCCCGATCTGGACATCTTCAAAGCGGTACTGGACGGCTCCGGCGACCGGAAGATCTCCACCACCATGGCATTTGTCCGTATTTTGACCGCGCTGACAAAAGACAAGCGTATTGGCAAGCGCGTGGTACCGATCGTACCCGACGAGGCCCGTACCTTTGGTATGGAGGGCATGTTCCGTCAGTTGGGTATCTACACGGCTGAGGGACAGAAATATGTGCCGGAAGACCGTGACCAGATCATGTACTACCGGGAAGACAAGAAGGGTCAGATCCTTGAGGAAGGTATCAACGAGGATGGCTCCATGGCGGCCTGGATGGCAGCAGCAACGTCATACAGCACCAACAACTTCCCGCTGATTCCGTTCTACATTTTCTACTCCATGTTCGGCTTCCAGCGGGTTGGCGATCTGGCGTGGGCCTCTGGCGACATCCAGGCCCGTGGTTTCCTGATCGGCGGTACAGCCGGCCGGACCACCCTGAACGGCGAAGGTCTGCAGCACCAGGACGGCCACAGCCACGTGCTGGCCAACACCATTCCGAACTGTAAGGCCTACGATCCGGCTTACGGCTACGAAATGGCAGTCGTACTCCGCAAGGGTATGAAAGAGATGTTCGAGGACAATCAGAACGTCTTCTACTACCTGACCATTGAAAATGAGAACTACGAACAGCCGGCCATGCCCAAGGATTGTGAAGACGGCATTATCAAAGGTATGTACCTGTTCGAATCTGTTGAAACCAAGGGCCGCAAGAAAACCCCGCGGGTTCAGCTGCTCGGTGCTGGCGCCATTCTCAACGAGGTGCGTGCTGCGGCCCAGATGCTGAAGGACGACTGGGGAGTTGCCTCCGACGTGTGGAGTGTTACCAGCTTCAATGAACTTGCCCGTGAGGGCCAGCACGTAGACCGCTGGAACCGCCTGCACCCGGATGACAAGCCCAAGAAGGCCTACGTCACCCAGTGTCTGGAAAAGCAGACAGGGCCGGTGGTGTCTTCCACCGATTACATCAAGCTGCACTCCGAGCAGCTCCGGGCGTTCATCCCCAAAACCTACCTGACTCTCGGTACCGACGGCTTTGGCCGCAGTGACACCCGGGAAAAGCTGCGCAGCTTCTTTGAAGTGGACCGTTACTACGTAACAGTCACGGCGCTGTCAGCCCTAGCCCAGGACGGTGAGGTGAAGAACGATGTGGTTCTCGAAGCCATGCGCAAATACGGAATCGATCGCAACAAAACGAACCCGGTGCTGAGCTAA